One Eubacteriales bacterium mix99 genomic window carries:
- a CDS encoding transposase produces the protein MNVFTVLDNIEKCCIESTMGVYNTVVRRLRRLLRSGIFALDSTIVETRPDFPGCGKTKRKKEGRPSDPPEYKYIYGFKVFVLYEIKSRIIVAVKIVPANEDDHKYFLPMIRQGIHNCGKNRIETVIADRGFLDGAQLWELKHRLKIDFIIPAKAGMIIREDAIALRKEYQNKPLAQWVYGKGICQGYGVDGLQSYLEYNPKGVQNNSKTNGTPLNAVVVTMWKGQAVPVEDQIVLLTSLPAEEDAAGIPKRYRLRSLIENGGFRELKQAAYLKRLPRRKGKYAENAAYMHIILCIFAHTLFYAFLGWRKKEAPRQSDGDCLREWRRRESIRDGGKILIIANVKYYAFFDLDEVLDILGVRQKFRIKRNC, from the coding sequence ATGAATGTGTTTACAGTATTAGACAATATTGAGAAATGCTGTATCGAAAGCACAATGGGGGTTTACAATACCGTTGTACGAAGACTCAGGAGACTGCTGCGGAGCGGAATATTTGCGTTGGACTCTACAATCGTTGAGACAAGGCCGGATTTTCCGGGGTGTGGGAAGACGAAAAGAAAAAAGGAAGGCCGTCCCAGCGACCCTCCCGAGTACAAATACATATACGGCTTCAAAGTATTCGTGCTGTATGAGATAAAGTCGCGAATCATTGTTGCCGTAAAGATTGTACCAGCAAATGAGGATGATCACAAGTATTTCTTGCCTATGATCAGGCAGGGCATACACAATTGTGGGAAAAACCGCATTGAAACGGTCATTGCGGACCGGGGCTTTCTGGACGGCGCTCAATTATGGGAATTGAAACACAGACTGAAGATTGACTTTATTATCCCGGCAAAGGCAGGCATGATTATCCGTGAAGATGCGATAGCTCTGCGGAAGGAGTATCAGAACAAGCCATTGGCACAGTGGGTTTACGGAAAGGGCATATGCCAGGGTTACGGGGTGGACGGTCTGCAGTCGTATCTTGAGTATAACCCGAAAGGAGTACAGAACAATAGCAAAACAAACGGCACTCCTCTGAATGCTGTGGTCGTCACAATGTGGAAAGGACAGGCCGTGCCTGTGGAAGATCAGATTGTACTGCTGACCAGCCTGCCGGCCGAGGAGGATGCGGCAGGCATTCCAAAAAGATATCGGCTGAGGTCGCTGATCGAAAACGGCGGGTTCCGGGAACTGAAACAGGCGGCATATCTGAAGCGGTTACCCAGAAGGAAGGGCAAGTACGCAGAAAACGCGGCATATATGCATATCATTCTATGCATCTTTGCTCATACGCTTTTCTATGCCTTTCTGGGGTGGCGTAAAAAGGAAGCTCCCAGGCAGTCTGACGGGGACTGCCTGCGGGAATGGAGAAGGCGGGAATCCATAAGGGATGGTGGTAAAATCCTTATCATCGCCAACGTTAAGTACTACGCATTCTTTGATTTAGATGAAGTACTGGATATACTTGGTGTCAGGCAGAAATTCCGGATAAAGAGGAATTGCTGA
- a CDS encoding rubrerythrin family protein: MKSLVGTKTRENLLKSFAGESQARNRYVFYAAAAEDEGYMQIGRIFRETADNEEQHARRFFNFLVEGLKEELPTSVEIKDAGYPVAKGSTLENLKAGAAGEKEEWDELYPAFAKAAREEGFPEVAAAYMKIIEVEKRHETRYNKLAENVANSRVFEREQPVQWICMKCGYVYTGKTPPKVCPACLNPQSYFELFVENY, encoded by the coding sequence TTGAAAAGTTTAGTTGGTACCAAAACCCGTGAGAACCTATTGAAATCCTTTGCCGGGGAATCCCAGGCAAGAAACAGGTACGTATTCTATGCTGCCGCTGCAGAAGACGAAGGATATATGCAAATCGGCAGAATCTTCCGCGAAACCGCAGATAATGAAGAGCAGCACGCCAGGAGATTCTTCAATTTCCTCGTGGAAGGCTTGAAAGAGGAACTGCCCACCTCTGTGGAAATCAAAGATGCCGGTTATCCTGTTGCCAAAGGGTCCACCCTTGAAAATCTGAAGGCCGGAGCCGCCGGAGAAAAGGAAGAATGGGACGAGCTGTATCCTGCCTTTGCAAAAGCCGCCAGGGAAGAAGGCTTTCCGGAGGTTGCAGCAGCTTATATGAAGATTATCGAGGTGGAAAAGAGACACGAAACCCGCTACAACAAGCTGGCTGAAAATGTTGCCAACAGCAGGGTGTTTGAGAGAGAACAACCTGTACAGTGGATTTGCATGAAATGCGGATATGTATACACCGGAAAAACACCGCCGAAAGTATGTCCCGCCTGCCTGAATCCCCAATCTTACTTCGAATTGTTCGTGGAGAATTATTAA
- a CDS encoding ISLre2 family transposase: MYSIQDFNEFARKTENKVREFLREGKDLAELTLGLQEDLFELGRNILVETLEGMDEQLRKSGVRKNNWEIVRKDETGILTTFGTIKYNRTYFKPKSGGKRKYLVDELVGLKPHDRVSADVVINVVEEAIDSSYRKGGERAGYMDEISKQAVMDKIHNLEISEHEHKVDKKRDVRILYVEADEDHVSLQGEDDKSKIAMPRLVYVHEGVDPEKSSQTRTRLKNVKYFGGMYDESEDLWLEVIEYIDKQYDMDFIETIYLSGDGASWIKAGLDWIPKSKFVLDNFHLKKYMITATAHLNDGDIYQELKDALDWPDKDMVKDVFKKILKRTVSKTKRKAVKDARRYILNNWHGIEIKADKGHELIGCSAEGHISHVFSSRLSSRPKGWSEKGVARMSKLIVYKKNGGRIYDLVMAQKLKEKENRKHELQDELIKEVRKSSESRYAGSWSSSPTVITMGKKTGLFNEMRSMAGIRY, from the coding sequence ATGTACAGTATACAAGATTTTAACGAGTTTGCAAGAAAAACAGAAAATAAGGTAAGAGAATTTTTAAGGGAAGGTAAGGATCTGGCGGAACTGACTCTGGGGCTGCAGGAGGATCTGTTTGAACTTGGTCGGAATATACTGGTGGAGACTCTTGAGGGGATGGATGAACAGCTTCGAAAGTCCGGGGTCAGGAAAAACAATTGGGAGATTGTCAGGAAAGATGAGACAGGGATCTTAACGACCTTTGGAACGATCAAGTATAATAGAACGTATTTTAAGCCAAAGAGTGGTGGCAAAAGGAAATATCTCGTTGATGAGCTTGTTGGTCTTAAGCCACATGACAGAGTGAGTGCGGATGTGGTGATCAATGTGGTGGAAGAGGCCATAGACAGCAGCTACAGGAAAGGTGGAGAAAGAGCCGGATATATGGACGAAATAAGCAAGCAGGCTGTTATGGATAAAATACATAACCTTGAGATCAGCGAACATGAGCATAAGGTGGACAAGAAGAGGGATGTCAGGATACTGTATGTTGAAGCAGATGAAGATCATGTTTCCCTGCAGGGAGAAGACGATAAAAGCAAGATAGCTATGCCCAGGCTGGTTTATGTTCATGAAGGCGTAGATCCCGAAAAAAGCAGCCAAACAAGGACCAGGCTTAAAAACGTTAAATATTTTGGCGGCATGTATGATGAGAGTGAGGATCTGTGGCTGGAGGTCATAGAATATATAGACAAGCAGTACGACATGGATTTCATTGAAACCATATACCTTTCCGGGGATGGGGCATCATGGATTAAGGCCGGGCTTGACTGGATTCCCAAAAGCAAGTTTGTGCTGGACAATTTTCATCTTAAGAAATATATGATAACTGCGACTGCACACTTAAACGATGGAGACATCTATCAGGAGTTGAAGGATGCATTGGATTGGCCGGACAAGGACATGGTCAAGGATGTTTTCAAGAAGATCCTCAAACGAACGGTTTCCAAAACGAAGAGGAAGGCAGTTAAGGATGCCAGACGGTACATATTGAATAACTGGCATGGAATAGAGATAAAGGCTGATAAGGGCCATGAACTGATAGGATGCAGTGCCGAAGGTCATATAAGCCATGTGTTTTCAAGCAGGCTAAGCAGCAGGCCTAAGGGATGGTCTGAAAAAGGTGTTGCCAGGATGTCCAAACTTATCGTATATAAGAAAAACGGTGGCAGGATCTATGACCTGGTTATGGCACAGAAGCTTAAGGAGAAGGAGAACAGGAAACATGAATTGCAGGATGAGTTAATCAAGGAAGTAAGGAAATCATCAGAAAGCAGATATGCTGGTTCATGGAGCAGCAGCCCAACTGTAATTACCATGGGGAAAAAGACAGGGCTGTTTAATGAGATGAGGAGTATGGCCGGAATACGCTATTAG